In Leishmania panamensis strain MHOM/PA/94/PSC-1 chromosome 18 sequence, the following proteins share a genomic window:
- a CDS encoding serine/threonine protein phosphatase type 5, putative (TriTrypDB/GeneDB-style sysID: LpmP.18.0150) produces MEASDRLKQEGNVYFQEKKFQHAVDSYSLAIEAHKTPTLLCNRAFAYLKLELPGAALADAQEAIEIDPGFVKAHYRKASAHLLLGKFKDAQREFAAVLKLVPSEKDAQRKYDLCEKELKRIRFENAIKSKDGEAVSKTIKLGVIAASYSGPRIENDTITAQFVEAMQEHFRVERKIDRRDVVFILLEVLKLFKSYPNFVTVTVPDGEDITVCGDTHGQFYDLLNIFKLNGNPSPTNRYLFNGDFVDRGSYSVENVLTLFAYKLLYPEHVFLSRGNHEGLSMNRVYGFEGEVRAKYSSEVFDLFSEVFNALPTGHIINHQVFVVHGGLYSRDDVTIADLQKPNRFREIPESGLLCESLWADPQPMLGRTPSKRGVDCPSFGPDVTETFLKNNNLTLVVRSHEVKEEGYEVSHNGKCITVFSAPNYCDQMGNKGAFIRFTGGSMQPQYTTFPHVAHPGKRPMQYACGAGLF; encoded by the coding sequence ATGGAAGCGTCTGACCGCCTGAAGCAGGAAGGCAACGTGTATTTCCAAGAAAAGAAGTTTCAGCACGCGGTAGACTCGTACTCGCTGGCCATCGAGGCGCACAAGACGCCGACGCTTCTGTGCAACCGCGCATTTGCCTACTTGAAACTGGAACTTCCAGGGGCGGCGCTTGCGGACGCACAGGAGGCGATCGAGATCGACCCTGGTTTTGTCAAGGCGCACTACCGCAAGGCGTCTGCCCACCTGCTGCTCGGAAAGTTCAAGGATGCGCAGAGAGAATTCGCTGCCGTTCTCAAGCTTGTGCCGAGCGAGAAGGATGCGCAACGGAAGTATGACCTCTGTGAAAAGGAGCTCAAGCGCATTCGCTTCGAGAACGCTATCAAGTCCAAGGACGGCGAGGCGGTATCTAAGACAATCAAGCTCGGTGTCATCGCCGCATCGTACAGTGGCCCGCGCATCGAGAACGACACCATCACGGCGCAGTTCGTCGAGGCGATGCAGGAGCACTTCCGCGTTGAGAGAAAGATCGATCGCCGTGACGTCGTCTTTATACTGCTGGAGGTGTTGAAGCTGTTTAAGTCGTACCCTAATTTTGTGACTGTCACGGTGCCAGACGGCGAGGACATCACCGTCTGCGGTGACACGCATGGCCAGTTCTACGACCTGCTCAACATCTTCAAACTGAATGGCAATCCGTCGCCAACAAACCGCTACCTCTTTAACGGCGACTTTGTTGATCGCGGATCGTACTCGGTCGAGAATGTGCTCACCTTGTTTGCGTACAAGCTGCTGTACCCAGAGcacgtcttcctctcccgcGGCAACCACGAGGGACTGTCGATGAACCGCGTGTACGGCTTTGAGGGAGAGGTGCGGGCCAAGTACTCGTCCGAGGTGTTTGATTTGTTCTCAGAGGTCTTCAACGCCCTCCCGACGGGGCACATCATCAATCATCAGGTGTTCGTTGTCCACGGTGGTCTCTACTCACGCGACGACGTCACCATCGCTGACCTGCAGAAGCCAAATCGGTTCCGCGAAATCCCCGAGAGCGGCCTCCTTTGTGAGAGTCTTTGGGCGGACCCGCAGCCAATGTTGGGTCGAACACCAAGCAAGCGAGGCGTTGACTGTCCTTCTTTCGGCCCCGATGTCACAGAGACCTTCCTGAAGAACAACAATTTGACGCTCGTCGTTCGTTCGCACGaggtgaaagaggagggcTACGAGGTAAGCCACAACGGCAAGTGCATTACTGTATTCAGTGCTCCAAACTACTGCGATCAGATGGGCAACAAGGGCGCCTTCATTCGCTTCACGGGCGGCTCAATGCAGCCTCAGTACACTACGTTTCCTCACGTGGCCCACCCTGGCAAGCGACCGATGCAGTACGCCTGCGGTGCGGGCCTATTTTGA